Part of the Candidatus Binatia bacterium genome is shown below.
ATCGGCGGGTCCGTGGGGCGGACGGCAGATCCGCCAGGTCATGACGCTCCGGAATCACGGCAACACGCTCGTGGTCCGCACGCAGATGCAGCGCGGCAACTCGGGGCGGATGGTGGAGGTGGAGAAGGTGTACGACAGGGCCTAACGCCCGAAGCCGGCCGGGGATGAACGGCACCGCCACGGTCAGGCTCAAACCGAAAACGGCTACAACGGACTGGAGCGCCGCTCCCTCGCGGGGCGGCGCTTCCTTTCCCCCCTCGGTGGGTTCGGGGACCGGGCCCCTCCGTACGGCGCCGCGCCTGAAGGAGGCTAAGGTCCGGCCCCGACCTGCCGATACTCCGAGGGGTCGAATCGTCCGCTCTCGCGGAGGGGAACGATGAACTGGAAGCTCGGATTGACGCGGGTCTACTACGTGCTCTGGGTGCTCTGGGCGCTCGCCTGGATCTACTGGAGCGCGCTCAATCTGGTGCACTACGGCCGGTCGTACCAGGCGGTCCCGAGCGCCGAGGCGGCGACGTCGGGATTCATCCAGCCCTCCGGCCCCGAGCGCGGCCAGATCACGACGCGCTCCGTCGCGAAGGGCCTCGTGGGCGGCTCGATCGTCTTCGAGCCGACCGGCGAGCCGCGCTGGTACTTCATGCCCCGCCCCTCGACCGGTCAGCTCCTGATGCTCTCGATGATCGGCGCCGCGTTTCCCGGGGCCTTGCTGTTGGCCGGCCGCTGGATCGTCACCGGCTTCCGGAGAGAGCCCGCCTAGCGGCGCGCGACAACGACCGACGGCGCGTTCCTGAGAAAGCGGACGGTGCCCGCGTCGGCGCCTCGCGTGATCAGGTCCACGCGACCGTCGCCGTCCACATCGCCCGCAGCGATATCCACGATCTGGTCGCCCGCGGAGACCGGATCCCCCGCCACGAGCCCTCCGGCCCCGTTTCCAAGAAGGATCGACAGCGCGGTCGCCGGATAGGGACAGGTCGCGAGATCCGGCTTCCCATCGCCGTTCAGATCCGCGGGCGCGCTGAAACTGCCCGGATTCGAACCAGGCACCATCGCTTCCCCTCCGAGTGAGACGGACTGCCATGCCAAGCTCCCGACCCCCGGCATCGCCGAGAGATGCAGCACCACCACCTCACGGTCTCCGTCTCCATCCAGATCCACGAGGGACACGTCCGTGGGCTGCGTCGCGAGGGTCTTCGTGATGCCGGAGCGGAAGGTGCCGTCACCACGGCCGAGCGACACGGTGACGGAGAAGTCGAACAGTCCGCGGGCCGCCAGG
Proteins encoded:
- a CDS encoding VCBS repeat-containing protein, encoding VVFDFYLPHYSGTVIRHDGVTPVGSLLGLPEIGDVNGDGKADLAARGLFDFSVTVSLGRGDGTFRSGITKTLATQPTDVSLVDLDGDGDREVVVLHLSAMPGVGSLAWQSVSLGGEAMVPGSNPGSFSAPADLNGDGKPDLATCPYPATALSILLGNGAGGLVAGDPVSAGDQIVDIAAGDVDGDGRVDLITRGADAGTVRFLRNAPSVVVARR